The Megasphaera stantonii genome includes a window with the following:
- the groL gene encoding chaperonin GroEL (60 kDa chaperone family; promotes refolding of misfolded polypeptides especially under stressful conditions; forms two stacked rings of heptamers to form a barrel-shaped 14mer; ends can be capped by GroES; misfolded proteins enter the barrel where they are refolded when GroES binds) gives MAKQILFNEEARRALGKGVDALANAVKVTLGPKGRNVVLDKKFGAPTITNDGVTIARDIELEDPFENMGAQLVKEVATKTNDVAGDGTTTATLLAQAMIQEGMRNVAAGANPMILKRGIEKAVAKLVEEIKQRSIAVSDKAAIAQVASISAGDEEIGGLIADAMEKVGKDGVITVEESKTMGTQLSVVEGMQFDRGYISPYMVTDPDKMEAVMTEPYILVTDRKIASIQEMLPVLEKVVQAGKELLIIAEDVEGEALATLVVNKLRGTFRAVAVKAPGFGDRRKAMLQDIAILTGATVITEDVGRKLDSITMEDLGTARQVRVTKDETTIVEGHGNAEEIKNRVAQIKAQIAETTSDFDKEKLQERLAKMSGGVAVIEVGAATEVELKDKKLRLEDALNATRAAVEEGIVAGGGTTFIDILPALDEFHEEGDVQTGINLVKRAIEEPVRQIAANAGLEGSVIVAKVKASDKGVGFNALTEEYVDMVKAGIVDPAKVTRTALQNAASIAALVLTTETLVADKPEPAPAAPAAPGMGGMPGMM, from the coding sequence ATGGCAAAACAGATTTTGTTCAATGAAGAAGCACGCCGCGCTTTGGGCAAAGGCGTCGACGCTTTGGCAAACGCAGTAAAAGTTACGTTGGGACCTAAAGGCCGCAACGTCGTATTGGATAAGAAATTCGGCGCCCCGACGATTACGAACGACGGTGTAACGATTGCCCGCGACATCGAATTGGAAGATCCCTTTGAAAACATGGGCGCACAGCTCGTCAAAGAAGTCGCTACGAAGACGAACGACGTAGCAGGCGACGGCACGACGACGGCTACGCTGCTGGCTCAGGCTATGATCCAGGAAGGCATGCGCAACGTAGCGGCCGGCGCGAACCCGATGATTTTGAAACGGGGCATTGAAAAAGCTGTCGCTAAATTGGTAGAAGAAATCAAACAGCGTTCCATCGCCGTTTCCGATAAAGCTGCTATTGCTCAGGTAGCTTCTATTTCCGCAGGCGACGAAGAAATCGGCGGCCTCATTGCCGACGCTATGGAAAAAGTTGGTAAAGACGGTGTCATCACCGTTGAAGAATCCAAGACGATGGGTACGCAGCTGTCTGTCGTCGAAGGCATGCAGTTCGACCGCGGCTACATTTCCCCGTACATGGTAACGGACCCGGATAAGATGGAAGCCGTTATGACTGAACCGTACATCCTCGTTACGGACCGCAAAATCGCTTCTATTCAGGAAATGCTCCCTGTCCTCGAAAAAGTCGTACAGGCCGGCAAAGAACTCCTCATCATCGCAGAAGACGTAGAAGGCGAAGCGTTGGCTACGTTGGTAGTCAACAAGCTCCGCGGCACCTTCAGAGCCGTTGCCGTTAAGGCTCCGGGCTTCGGCGACCGCCGCAAAGCGATGCTTCAGGATATCGCTATCCTCACCGGCGCTACTGTCATCACAGAAGACGTAGGCCGCAAACTTGACAGCATTACGATGGAAGACCTCGGCACGGCCCGTCAGGTTCGCGTTACGAAGGACGAAACGACGATCGTTGAAGGCCACGGCAACGCTGAAGAAATCAAAAACCGCGTTGCGCAGATCAAAGCGCAGATCGCTGAAACGACGTCTGATTTCGATAAAGAAAAATTGCAGGAACGCTTGGCCAAGATGTCCGGCGGCGTAGCTGTCATCGAAGTCGGCGCTGCAACGGAAGTTGAATTGAAAGATAAGAAGCTTCGCCTCGAAGACGCCTTGAACGCTACGCGCGCAGCTGTTGAAGAAGGCATCGTAGCCGGCGGCGGCACGACGTTCATCGACATTCTCCCGGCTTTGGATGAATTCCATGAAGAAGGCGACGTACAGACGGGCATCAACCTCGTAAAACGCGCTATTGAAGAACCGGTTCGTCAGATTGCTGCCAATGCAGGCTTGGAAGGCTCGGTTATCGTAGCGAAGGTTAAAGCATCCGATAAGGGCGTTGGCTTCAACGCGCTGACGGAAGAATACGTCGACATGGTAAAAGCCGGTATCGTAGACCCGGCTAAGGTTACGCGTACGGCCTTGCAGAACGCTGCTTCCATCGCCGCATTGGTATTGACGACGGAAACGTTGGTTGCAGACAAACCGGAACCGGCTCCGGCAGCCCCGGCAGCTCCCGGCATGGGCGGCATGCCTGGCATGATGTAA
- the groES gene encoding co-chaperone GroES, with translation MLKPLGDRVVIRVLEQEEKTASGIFLPDTAKEKPSQGEVVAVGPGKVQDNGSRVALDVKVGDKIIFSKYAGTEVKYEGTEYLIVSERDILAIC, from the coding sequence ATGTTAAAACCGTTAGGAGATCGCGTTGTTATCCGCGTACTGGAACAAGAAGAAAAAACTGCCAGCGGCATCTTTTTGCCTGATACGGCTAAAGAAAAGCCGAGCCAGGGCGAAGTCGTTGCCGTAGGTCCCGGCAAAGTGCAGGACAATGGCAGCCGCGTTGCATTGGATGTAAAAGTCGGCGACAAGATTATTTTCTCCAAATATGCAGGCACGGAAGTCAAATATGAAGGCACTGAATATTTGATCGTCAGCGAACGCGACATCTTGGCTATTTGCTAA
- a CDS encoding ANTAR domain-containing response regulator, which yields MGYRVVIGDDESIIRLDLCEMLEEAGHVVVGEAADGVEALELARKEKPDIVLLDIKMPRLDGIHAAKMICHERIAPVLLLTAYSQQDVVEQAKDSGVLGYLVKPVSPVNLFPAMEIAISQFKRQEETARQLWEMNERIETRKVVEKAKGYLMELYKISEQEAYRRLQQYSMKKRRSLKSVAEAVVASAEQRRGGST from the coding sequence ATGGGATATCGCGTCGTAATTGGGGACGATGAATCTATCATCCGGCTGGATTTATGCGAAATGCTCGAAGAAGCCGGCCATGTGGTCGTGGGGGAAGCGGCCGACGGCGTGGAAGCGCTGGAATTGGCGCGGAAAGAAAAGCCGGATATCGTATTGCTGGACATCAAAATGCCGCGGCTGGACGGCATCCATGCGGCTAAAATGATCTGTCACGAACGCATTGCGCCGGTTTTGCTGCTGACGGCTTACAGCCAGCAGGACGTCGTTGAGCAAGCCAAGGATTCGGGTGTGCTGGGGTATTTGGTCAAGCCCGTGAGCCCGGTCAACCTGTTTCCTGCCATGGAAATCGCCATATCTCAGTTTAAACGGCAGGAAGAAACGGCGCGGCAGCTCTGGGAAATGAACGAGCGCATAGAGACGAGAAAAGTTGTCGAAAAGGCAAAGGGCTACTTGATGGAGCTGTATAAGATATCCGAACAGGAGGCGTATCGCCGTCTGCAGCAATACAGCATGAAAAAGCGCCGTTCGTTAAAATCTGTTGCTGAGGCGGTCGTTGCCAGCGCAGAGCAGCGCCGCGGCGGCTCGACGTAG
- a CDS encoding sensor histidine kinase, protein MSSIETICRSASALSDVQIHILKNSEDLLQFASDLSHRELLVFVPGQKAGTVVLAAQRLPLLQPAETQANRKKAGTVCAGYEEPVVLQVLQTGQMMQGSKEVDYGRIEPLFAYPFVDNGGETIAVVAFVGTIESNRDMLTETAFLALQVPIERDFRKLYRPLSVQDGVILINCNGVVIYADEMAESIMHMRGYSGMLVGSNIYNSRTNLTGAKQALATREGFAEDITFGEVVVTRRVIPLLRRGKVYRVIAILTERTELYRKEEELMIKTSVIKEIHHRVKNNLQTVASLLRMQMRRTESREAKDVLQESVNRILSISLVHEILSHHDEESIDICVVAKQLLSLLTHGMAGAECRVRTSFSGNELPLPSDMATSLALVLNELITNAIIHGFEGLDEGEVRVAVTQAGTTCALTVSDTGVGMTLPQGGEGRKHLGLTIVRTLVEKDLKGELSFTPVVPHGTEVRIQFSIAERG, encoded by the coding sequence ATGTCTTCTATCGAAACGATTTGCCGCAGTGCCAGCGCCTTGTCGGACGTACAAATTCATATTCTAAAAAACAGCGAAGATTTGCTGCAGTTTGCCAGCGACTTATCCCATCGGGAGCTGCTGGTCTTTGTGCCGGGGCAGAAGGCTGGCACGGTAGTCTTGGCGGCGCAGCGCCTCCCGCTGCTGCAGCCGGCAGAAACGCAGGCGAATAGAAAAAAAGCCGGAACAGTCTGCGCCGGGTACGAAGAACCGGTCGTGCTGCAGGTACTGCAGACGGGGCAGATGATGCAAGGCAGCAAAGAGGTAGATTATGGGCGTATTGAGCCGCTGTTCGCCTATCCTTTCGTCGATAACGGCGGGGAAACGATCGCCGTCGTCGCCTTTGTCGGCACAATAGAAAGCAACCGCGATATGCTGACTGAAACGGCTTTTTTGGCCCTGCAGGTTCCCATCGAGAGGGATTTCCGCAAGCTGTACCGCCCCTTATCCGTCCAGGACGGCGTTATCCTCATCAACTGCAACGGCGTCGTGATTTACGCAGACGAAATGGCGGAAAGCATCATGCACATGCGCGGATATTCCGGCATGCTGGTCGGTTCTAATATCTACAACAGCCGGACCAATCTGACCGGCGCGAAGCAGGCCCTGGCGACGCGGGAAGGCTTTGCCGAGGACATTACCTTCGGGGAAGTCGTCGTCACGCGGCGGGTCATTCCTCTGCTGCGGCGCGGCAAGGTATATCGGGTCATAGCTATTTTGACGGAGCGGACTGAGTTGTACCGCAAAGAAGAAGAGCTGATGATCAAGACGTCGGTTATCAAGGAAATTCACCACCGCGTAAAAAATAATTTGCAGACTGTCGCCAGCCTGCTGCGCATGCAGATGCGCAGGACCGAAAGCCGGGAGGCGAAGGATGTGCTGCAGGAAAGCGTAAACCGCATACTCAGCATTTCCTTGGTTCATGAAATTTTATCGCACCACGACGAAGAATCTATTGATATCTGCGTAGTCGCCAAACAGCTGCTGTCGCTGCTGACTCATGGCATGGCCGGGGCGGAATGCCGCGTCAGGACGTCGTTTTCCGGAAACGAGCTGCCCCTGCCGTCGGATATGGCTACGTCGCTGGCGTTAGTGCTGAATGAACTGATTACTAATGCCATCATCCACGGCTTTGAGGGGCTGGACGAAGGGGAAGTGCGCGTCGCCGTGACGCAGGCAGGGACGACGTGCGCGCTGACCGTCAGCGATACGGGCGTCGGCATGACCTTGCCGCAAGGCGGCGAAGGGCGCAAGCATTTGGGCCTGACAATCGTCCGCACGTTGGTAGAAAAGGATTTAAAAGGAGAGTTGTCGTTTACTCCCGTTGTGCCGCACGGCACGGAAGTACGAATACAGTTTTCTATTGCAGAGAGGGGATAA
- the tsaD gene encoding tRNA (adenosine(37)-N6)-threonylcarbamoyltransferase complex transferase subunit TsaD produces the protein MYTLALETSCDETSAAVIQDGRQILSNIISTQVPIHRKFGGVVPEIASRQHIEYVMPIIKEALDTAHVSLQEIDHIGVTYGPGLVGALLVGVAAAKALSFALDKPLVGVNHMEGHIFANFLSHPELEPPFLALVVSGGHTQLVKIEGYNTFTLLGQTRDDAAGEAFDKIARVMGYPYPGGPQIDKLAKDGNPDAIAFPKALHEKHNFEFSFSGLKSAVLNYLHTQEQRKQPYDVHDVAASFQKTVVETLVEKTMDAAAYCGMNKIAVAGGVSANSALAAAMEQACAAHGYSFYRPEPVLCTDNGAMIGCRAYYMALEGHFADLTLNAKPALAISSY, from the coding sequence ATGTATACTTTAGCACTGGAAACGAGTTGCGACGAAACGTCGGCCGCCGTCATTCAGGACGGACGGCAGATTCTTTCTAATATCATATCGACGCAGGTGCCGATTCACCGTAAATTCGGCGGCGTCGTCCCGGAAATTGCTTCGCGGCAGCATATCGAATACGTCATGCCGATTATTAAAGAAGCTCTCGATACGGCGCATGTGTCGCTGCAGGAGATAGATCACATTGGCGTTACCTATGGCCCGGGGTTAGTCGGCGCGCTGCTGGTCGGCGTCGCGGCCGCCAAGGCCCTGAGCTTTGCCTTGGATAAGCCCTTGGTTGGCGTCAACCACATGGAGGGACATATTTTTGCCAATTTCCTCAGCCATCCCGAGCTGGAGCCGCCCTTTTTGGCGCTGGTCGTGTCGGGAGGCCACACGCAGCTGGTAAAAATCGAAGGATACAATACGTTTACGCTGCTGGGGCAGACGCGGGACGATGCGGCGGGGGAAGCCTTCGATAAAATTGCCCGCGTCATGGGCTATCCCTATCCTGGCGGCCCGCAGATCGACAAGCTGGCGAAGGACGGAAATCCTGACGCCATTGCATTTCCTAAGGCCCTGCATGAAAAGCATAACTTTGAATTCAGTTTCAGCGGCTTAAAATCGGCGGTGCTGAATTACCTTCATACACAGGAACAGCGAAAGCAGCCCTATGACGTACACGACGTTGCGGCAAGCTTCCAAAAGACCGTAGTGGAAACGCTGGTAGAAAAGACCATGGACGCAGCGGCGTACTGCGGCATGAACAAGATTGCCGTTGCCGGCGGCGTTTCGGCCAACAGCGCCTTAGCCGCGGCGATGGAACAGGCCTGCGCAGCCCACGGGTATTCGTTTTATCGGCCAGAGCCCGTTTTATGTACGGACAACGGGGCGATGATTGGATGCCGGGCTTATTACATGGCCCTGGAAGGGCATTTCGCCGATTTAACGCTCAACGCCAAGCCGGCCTTGGCGATTTCCTCGTATTAA
- the rimI gene encoding ribosomal protein S18-alanine N-acetyltransferase, which translates to MIVRKAEEADAQGIFDVETESFSVPWSLQAITRELANPNLTMYYVLADEDGTIAGYAGLWRVLDEGQITNIALKQQYRRQGYGELLLRVLMEAAWEDGCSDIFLEVRVSNIGALHLYRKLGYQVLSVRKNYYSEPEEDAYVMDCKKENYQWITNSYKKDE; encoded by the coding sequence ATGATTGTAAGAAAAGCAGAAGAGGCTGACGCCCAAGGCATTTTCGACGTAGAGACAGAATCTTTTTCCGTGCCGTGGTCGTTGCAGGCTATAACCAGAGAGCTGGCCAATCCGAATTTGACCATGTATTACGTATTAGCCGATGAAGATGGAACTATCGCCGGATATGCCGGGTTGTGGCGCGTTCTTGACGAAGGGCAGATTACGAACATCGCGCTGAAACAGCAATACCGCCGGCAAGGCTACGGCGAACTGCTGCTGCGGGTCTTGATGGAAGCGGCTTGGGAAGACGGATGCAGCGATATTTTTTTGGAAGTGCGCGTTTCTAATATCGGGGCGTTGCATTTGTACCGCAAATTAGGATATCAGGTCCTGTCAGTACGGAAAAACTATTATTCTGAGCCGGAAGAAGACGCCTACGTAATGGACTGTAAAAAAGAAAATTATCAGTGGATTACCAATTCATATAAAAAGGATGAGTAA
- the tsaB gene encoding tRNA (adenosine(37)-N6)-threonylcarbamoyltransferase complex dimerization subunit type 1 TsaB: MLLAIETSSLVSSVALLHEQTLRAELTIQARLTHSEQLMPHIADMLDKASVGKADIDGIVVSIGPGSFTGLRIGLATAKGLAFAWQTPIVGIETPTSLAWNFVGNADKICPLIDAQKGNVYASVYKWNRGILETLDDVSVMPLDDVLERLQQQGEPVVFCGDGALLGRQKIAAASDLFRIAPPTMVIPRAGSLALAGQQRLAAGEADDCMTLTPAYKRRSEAEVLWEKRHGGQRCL, translated from the coding sequence ATGTTGTTAGCCATTGAAACATCCAGCCTTGTGTCGAGCGTGGCCCTTTTACATGAGCAGACGCTGCGGGCGGAGCTTACGATACAAGCAAGATTAACCCATTCGGAACAGCTGATGCCGCATATCGCCGATATGCTGGATAAGGCGTCGGTAGGCAAAGCCGATATCGACGGGATTGTCGTATCTATCGGACCGGGGTCTTTTACGGGGCTGCGCATCGGCTTGGCGACGGCTAAGGGATTGGCCTTTGCCTGGCAGACGCCTATTGTCGGCATAGAAACGCCGACGAGTTTGGCTTGGAATTTTGTAGGAAATGCGGATAAAATCTGTCCTCTTATCGACGCGCAGAAGGGGAACGTGTACGCATCGGTATACAAGTGGAACCGGGGCATACTGGAAACGCTGGACGACGTGTCTGTCATGCCGTTGGACGACGTATTGGAACGGCTGCAGCAGCAGGGCGAGCCCGTCGTATTTTGCGGAGACGGTGCCTTGCTGGGCCGGCAGAAGATTGCCGCTGCCAGCGATTTATTCCGCATTGCACCGCCGACGATGGTCATTCCCCGTGCTGGCAGTTTGGCCCTTGCCGGCCAGCAGCGCCTGGCCGCTGGAGAGGCAGACGACTGCATGACCTTGACGCCGGCGTACAAGCGCCGGAGCGAGGCGGAGGTATTGTGGGAAAAACGTCATGGAGGCCAACGGTGCCTATGA
- the tsaE gene encoding tRNA (adenosine(37)-N6)-threonylcarbamoyltransferase complex ATPase subunit type 1 TsaE translates to MIDIETHSEQDTIALGAALGRVLSDGDVLALQGDLGAGKTHFVQGIAKGMGIDEPVVSPTFTILNYYEHAVPLQHFDFYRLEDEYELDDLGFDDYLTRGVTVIEWSEKFPERLPEDAARVFIEKKGLTERIFHFEFNGARWAAAEKEVESYVVSH, encoded by the coding sequence ATGATAGATATAGAAACACATTCGGAACAAGATACGATTGCCTTAGGCGCTGCGTTAGGACGAGTTTTAAGCGACGGCGACGTATTAGCGCTGCAGGGGGATTTGGGCGCGGGAAAAACGCATTTTGTCCAAGGCATTGCTAAGGGAATGGGCATTGACGAGCCCGTCGTCAGTCCGACATTCACTATATTGAACTATTATGAACATGCCGTTCCGCTGCAGCATTTTGATTTTTATCGTCTGGAAGACGAATATGAATTAGACGATTTGGGGTTTGACGATTACTTGACGAGAGGCGTGACCGTCATCGAGTGGTCGGAAAAATTCCCCGAACGCCTGCCGGAGGACGCAGCTCGCGTTTTTATCGAAAAAAAGGGTTTGACGGAACGCATCTTTCATTTTGAATTTAACGGCGCCCGCTGGGCTGCCGCGGAAAAAGAGGTAGAGTCTTATGTTGTTAGCCATTGA
- the thiL gene encoding thiamine-phosphate kinase, with translation MKISEIGEFGFIDAVKEGTLFNPSSVVVGIGDDGAVYKTTEGMEQIAVIDTMVEGSHFIIGKTASWFDVGYKAVASNLSDIAAMGGIPTHIVLSTAIPTDMEMADLTALYEGMKDICKTYGVNIIGGDTVLSKGALVITVAAFGEVESGKAICRSGAKPGDVVAVSHTIGDSAGGLDVLLHGIDGYTHLKKAHQFPTPQIQLGRALVAYRAHSLNDISDGLASESNEIAKASGVDLILDKEAIPCSEELRQWAQSVQKDIYAYVFNGGEDYELIFTMAPDDFEALRREYPYVTAIGQARAGKGQVYVRHEGKTSVLQPTGWNHFHR, from the coding sequence ATGAAGATTTCAGAGATCGGCGAATTTGGATTCATTGATGCCGTCAAGGAAGGGACCTTGTTTAATCCTTCTTCTGTCGTCGTGGGAATTGGCGACGACGGCGCTGTGTATAAGACGACAGAAGGCATGGAACAAATTGCCGTCATTGATACGATGGTCGAGGGGAGTCATTTCATCATAGGGAAGACGGCTTCCTGGTTTGACGTCGGGTATAAAGCAGTGGCTTCTAATTTAAGCGATATCGCCGCGATGGGAGGCATTCCGACGCATATCGTCCTGTCTACTGCAATTCCTACGGATATGGAAATGGCTGATTTGACGGCGCTGTATGAGGGAATGAAAGACATATGCAAAACCTACGGCGTCAATATTATTGGCGGGGATACGGTTTTGTCTAAAGGCGCGTTAGTCATCACTGTGGCGGCCTTTGGCGAAGTGGAGTCAGGGAAAGCTATTTGCCGCAGCGGAGCCAAGCCGGGCGATGTCGTCGCCGTTTCGCATACGATTGGCGATTCTGCCGGCGGTCTGGATGTACTTCTTCATGGGATAGATGGGTATACTCATTTGAAAAAAGCTCATCAATTTCCAACGCCGCAGATACAACTAGGACGAGCTTTGGTAGCATATCGTGCCCATAGTTTAAATGACATCAGCGACGGCTTAGCTAGCGAATCCAATGAAATTGCCAAGGCCAGCGGCGTCGATTTGATATTGGATAAAGAGGCGATTCCCTGCAGCGAGGAGCTGCGGCAATGGGCCCAGTCTGTACAGAAAGATATATATGCCTATGTATTTAACGGCGGAGAAGATTATGAGTTGATCTTTACGATGGCTCCCGACGATTTCGAAGCCCTGCGGAGGGAGTATCCCTATGTGACGGCCATTGGGCAGGCACGGGCCGGCAAGGGACAGGTATACGTCCGGCATGAGGGAAAGACGTCTGTATTACAGCCGACTGGTTGGAATCATTTTCATAGGTGA
- a CDS encoding transcription repressor NadR, translated as MDSAERRKRIVQILTNAKGAVTGTELSQQCDVSRQIIVGDVAILRAEGLGIVSTPRGYQLIGDILPGVQHVFVCCHDMELMQAELEAIVDNGGVVHNVVIEHEVYGNLEGTLNLRSRRDVKQYVKKMKDSQAELLSRISGGIHTHLVTAACQEDIDAIQEALESLGVLYT; from the coding sequence GTGGATAGTGCAGAAAGAAGAAAGCGCATCGTTCAGATTTTGACAAATGCGAAAGGTGCCGTTACGGGAACGGAGCTTTCGCAGCAGTGTGATGTCAGCCGGCAGATCATCGTCGGCGACGTGGCTATATTGCGGGCAGAAGGCCTGGGCATCGTATCGACGCCGCGGGGCTATCAGCTGATTGGCGATATTCTCCCGGGGGTACAGCATGTATTTGTATGCTGTCATGACATGGAATTGATGCAGGCGGAATTAGAGGCTATTGTGGATAACGGCGGTGTCGTTCATAATGTCGTCATTGAACACGAAGTGTACGGCAATCTGGAAGGTACGCTGAATCTCCGCTCGCGCCGCGACGTCAAACAATATGTCAAAAAGATGAAAGACTCGCAGGCAGAACTCCTAAGCCGGATCAGCGGCGGCATACATACGCATTTGGTGACGGCGGCTTGCCAGGAAGACATAGACGCCATTCAGGAAGCATTAGAATCGCTGGGCGTTTTATATACATAA
- a CDS encoding diaminopimelate decarboxylase family protein codes for MNKKTVPFTEQQIRDIIAKYPTPFHIYDEKAIVDNVRKLIKAFSWAPDFKEYFAVKATPNPYLMRLLQAEGVGADCSSMAELVLCEKVGITGHDIVFSSNDTPYEEYKKAMELGALINLDDITMIEYLETYGPLPEWICARYNPGPLLKEGNAIIGTPEEAKYGMTREQIFEAFRILKEKGVKHFGLHTMVVSNELNVNGLINTAKMMFELAVDVQKNVGIDIEFLDFGGGIGLPYKPEQSFIDYDELSKGIQAHYEEIMVPAGLGNIRMSFECGRAITGPYGYLVTTAIHHKHIWKEYIGVDACMANLMRPGMYGSYHHITVMGKENAPKDHIYDVSGSLCENCDKFAIDRALPEINDGDVLVIHDTGAHGHSMGFNYNGKLRSAELLLHADGSVTQIRRAETLDDLFATLDFSNL; via the coding sequence ATGAACAAGAAAACAGTACCGTTTACGGAACAGCAGATTCGCGACATTATCGCTAAATATCCTACGCCCTTTCATATTTATGATGAAAAAGCCATTGTCGACAACGTGCGGAAGCTGATCAAGGCTTTTTCCTGGGCTCCGGATTTCAAGGAATATTTTGCAGTCAAGGCTACGCCGAATCCCTATCTCATGAGACTTCTTCAGGCCGAAGGCGTCGGCGCGGACTGCAGCTCTATGGCTGAATTGGTATTGTGTGAAAAGGTCGGCATTACAGGCCACGATATCGTATTTTCTTCCAATGATACACCGTACGAAGAATACAAGAAAGCGATGGAATTAGGCGCTCTCATCAACTTGGACGATATTACGATGATTGAGTATTTGGAAACATACGGCCCGCTGCCGGAATGGATTTGCGCCCGTTACAATCCCGGTCCGCTGCTGAAAGAAGGCAACGCCATCATCGGTACGCCGGAAGAAGCAAAATACGGCATGACGCGCGAACAGATTTTTGAGGCCTTCCGTATTCTGAAAGAAAAAGGCGTTAAGCATTTTGGCCTCCATACGATGGTCGTTTCCAATGAATTGAACGTCAACGGCTTAATCAACACAGCTAAAATGATGTTTGAATTGGCTGTAGACGTACAGAAGAACGTCGGCATCGACATCGAATTTCTCGATTTCGGCGGCGGCATTGGATTGCCCTACAAACCGGAACAGTCCTTCATCGATTATGATGAACTCAGCAAGGGCATTCAGGCTCATTACGAAGAAATCATGGTTCCGGCCGGTCTCGGCAATATCCGCATGTCTTTTGAATGCGGCCGCGCCATTACGGGTCCTTACGGTTATCTCGTCACGACGGCGATTCACCATAAACATATCTGGAAGGAATACATTGGCGTCGACGCCTGCATGGCTAACCTCATGCGTCCCGGCATGTACGGTTCGTATCACCATATCACTGTCATGGGCAAGGAAAACGCGCCGAAGGATCATATCTATGACGTATCGGGATCGCTCTGCGAAAACTGCGATAAATTTGCTATCGACCGGGCCCTTCCGGAAATTAACGACGGCGACGTCCTCGTCATTCACGATACAGGCGCTCACGGCCATTCCATGGGCTTTAATTACAACGGCAAGCTTCGTTCGGCAGAACTGCTCCTCCATGCCGACGGCAGCGTAACGCAGATTCGTCGTGCCGAAACGCTGGATGATTTGTTTGCTACATTAGACTTCTCCAATTTATAA
- a CDS encoding LysR family transcriptional regulator, protein MDTTTLRTFITLAEIKNFTKTAQQLFVAQSTVTNRIRDLETELGVALFIRNHKQVDLTPAGLKFLEYAQRFIELETTALQDVQASPTYAKKINIGTTNTIYECHLQKKIRAYLHTNPDISLGVTISHTLDMLQKLQDGMLDAVFSFSAIFRDGYICQPYRTDTLVLVCQADDKEYASGIYKSDLQKINYLFCNFALQGVGLYIQDLFPRYHRFPMEIDNSTKLPQYVAEGLGYTFLPRSLIEDDLLLGKLRAIPLLDFAPPKVDSYYITRSPGNVPDSLEAFLLQP, encoded by the coding sequence ATGGATACTACGACACTTCGCACTTTTATCACCTTAGCGGAAATAAAGAATTTTACCAAGACGGCGCAGCAGCTCTTCGTCGCCCAATCGACCGTAACTAACCGCATCCGCGACTTGGAAACGGAACTGGGCGTCGCCTTGTTTATCCGCAATCACAAGCAAGTCGACCTGACGCCGGCCGGCTTGAAATTTCTCGAATACGCCCAGCGTTTTATCGAATTGGAAACGACGGCACTGCAAGATGTGCAGGCCTCTCCTACGTATGCAAAAAAAATCAATATCGGTACGACAAATACGATTTATGAGTGTCATTTGCAGAAAAAAATCCGGGCCTACTTGCATACGAACCCGGACATATCCCTCGGCGTGACGATCAGCCATACCCTCGACATGCTGCAAAAATTGCAGGACGGTATGCTGGACGCCGTATTTTCATTCAGCGCCATCTTCCGCGACGGCTATATATGCCAGCCCTACCGCACGGACACGCTGGTCCTCGTCTGTCAGGCCGACGATAAGGAATACGCTTCCGGCATCTATAAAAGCGACCTGCAAAAGATCAATTATTTATTCTGCAATTTCGCCCTGCAGGGAGTCGGCCTGTATATTCAGGACTTGTTTCCCCGGTATCACCGCTTCCCTATGGAAATCGACAACAGCACCAAGCTGCCCCAATATGTAGCCGAAGGGCTGGGGTATACGTTCCTTCCCCGCAGCCTCATTGAAGACGATTTGCTGCTGGGAAAGCTGCGGGCGATTCCGCTCCTCGACTTTGCACCGCCAAAGGTCGACAGCTACTATATTACCCGCAGCCCTGGCAACGTCCCCGATTCGCTGGAAGCCTTTCTGCTGCAGCCGTAA